From Terriglobales bacterium:
CCGGCGCTTTTGGGCGGCGCTTGCCGGAAGAATGGCCCCCGCAACACGCTGGCGAGGACGCCTTCCAAAACCTTGCCGCGGGCGGCCACCCGTCCGTCGCGGTCGTAACTTTTCCCGTAGAGGCGCTCCATCACCGCGTCAATCACCATGTTGCCGGGCCCAGTGTCGAAGGCCAGCACCTGCTCCGGCCTCGCGCTTGCCGGGATGGCAGTCAGATTGGCGATGCCGCCCAGGTTCTGCACGATACGTCCGAGGCTTGTGTGGCGAAACACAAGGTAGTCGAGGAAGGGAACCAGCGGTGCTCCCTGGCCTCCGGCTGCCATATCGGCAGGCCGGAAGTCGGAGACTACGGGCGCCCCCACGCACGCGGCGACTACCGCTCCCTCGCCCGTCTGCCATGTGGCTGCGATCCTGCGCCCCAGGTAGGGCGCGGGCCGGCCCTGGTGATAGAGCGTCTGCCCGTGGCAGCCCACCAGGTCCACCCGCTTCACCCGGCAAGCCCGCATGGTCTTGCGGACCGCGTCGGCATACAGCTCACCCAGCAGAAAATTCAAGCGGGCGAGATCGGCGACCCTCGCGCTGCGCGAGTTCATCGCCGCCAGCACCGCGCGCCGCACCGCCGCCGGATAGGCATACTGCCGGTGGCCGAGCACACGGAAGCGCGTGCGAAAGCCGCGCCCCTGAACCCGCACCAGGGCCACGTTGATGCCGTCCGCCGAGGTCCCGCTCATCACGCCCGCGACGATCATCGCGTCCCGTCCGCAAACCGCAGCATCGCGCTCCGCAGCCGCTCCACCTTCTTCTTGGAAGGAGCCGTCGCAGCCACCTTCATCTCACGCGACCTCTTCTTGAACGCCAGCACGCGCCTCGCCGCCTGCTGCACCCGTCTGGCGAAGCTGCGGTCCCGCTCCGCCTCGCGCAACACAGCCTCATACGACCGCCGCACCAATTCCTCGCTGTGGCAGACGAGAAACAGGTCCGCCCCGGCGCGCAGGGTCTCGACCGCCGCCTGCTCGATGGGTGTAGCGGCCAGCACCCCGCCCATCTCCAGGTCGTCCGAGACCACCAGACCCTTGTAGCCGATCTTCTTCCGCAGGATCTCCGCGATCCACTTGCGCGAGATGGAGGCCGGCGTCCGGTCGCGTGTGACCGCGGGATAGGCCGCATGCGCCACCATCACGAAGGTCATCTCGCGCTTGAGCGCGCGGTAGGGATAGAGGTCCTCGGCCCACAGCCGCGGCCACGATTTGTCGACCGCGGGCAGCTCGTGATGGGTGTCGAGCGCGGCCTCGCCGAGGCCGGGGAAGTGCTTGCCGCAGCCCAGCACCCGCGCCTCCCGCAGTCCACGGAGGAACTCGCGCGCGTAGAGCGTGACCTTCTTTGGGTCATCGGAGGCGGTGCGCGTCCCCAGCACCGAGCGAGATGCGAGAAAGCCCAGGTCGAGCACGGGCGCGAAGTCGGTGTTGAAGCCCAGCGCGCGCACTTCGTCTCCGATCAGGCGTCCCT
This genomic window contains:
- a CDS encoding anhydro-N-acetylmuramic acid kinase yields the protein MIVAGVMSGTSADGINVALVRVQGRGFRTRFRVLGHRQYAYPAAVRRAVLAAMNSRSARVADLARLNFLLGELYADAVRKTMRACRVKRVDLVGCHGQTLYHQGRPAPYLGRRIAATWQTGEGAVVAACVGAPVVSDFRPADMAAGGQGAPLVPFLDYLVFRHTSLGRIVQNLGGIANLTAIPASARPEQVLAFDTGPGNMVIDAVMERLYGKSYDRDGRVAARGKVLEGVLASVLRGPFFRQAPPKSAGREQFGREFVAEFLRRCGRAKKEDVVATATALTACSIGDALRRLIFTPETRRHGGKRFREYIVSGGGAKNRTLMRMLSKEVSVLGLRLRHPEEFRVPSEAKEAVAFALLAYQTWQRQPSNIPSATGARRAAVLGKISF
- a CDS encoding glycoside hydrolase family 3 N-terminal domain-containing protein, translated to IAEPLQTWELLRDCQSAVSTPLFRCVDLEGGMVDRLKAVLAPAPAAATVAATGDRKLFRRQGRLIGDEVRALGFNTDFAPVLDLGFLASRSVLGTRTASDDPKKVTLYAREFLRGLREARVLGCGKHFPGLGEAALDTHHELPAVDKSWPRLWAEDLYPYRALKREMTFVMVAHAAYPAVTRDRTPASISRKWIAEILRKKIGYKGLVVSDDLEMGGVLAATPIEQAAVETLRAGADLFLVCHSEELVRRSYEAVLREAERDRSFARRVQQAARRVLAFKKRSREMKVAATAPSKKKVERLRSAMLRFADGTR